Below is a genomic region from Lonsdalea populi.
GCCTTAAAGAAAATGATGGCGAAAGCCCAGCGTCAAACAGCCTCTAATCATGACTCCTGACGCGTAATATCCTTGATTCTGGTGGCCAGCGCCGCCAGTCCGGCTGAGCGTGACGCGCTCAACTGAGCTTTCAGAGCCAATGTCTCCAGCAGCGCTAACGGGTCTTGCGTTTGCAGCTGCGCTGCAGTTTTGCCTTCAATGGCCGTAAGCAGTATCGCCAGCAATCCACGAACGATGCGGCCATCGCTGTCGCCATAGAAATGCAGGGCGCCAGACGCTGCTTGTTCGTATCCCAACCACACCTGATTTTCACACCCCGATAGCGCAATGGCGGACTGCTTTTTATCTTCGGGTAATGGGGGAAGCTGTTTGGCCAGTAGGATGATCTGGCGATAGCGATCTTCCCAACTTCGGCAGGCGCAGAAACGTTGACGCAGATCGTCTTCAGTGATGTCGGTGCCAAAGGGATGGCGAGTCGAATTCAGAGTCATGTCATTTAGTCCAGCAGCAGGTCGAGCGCCTTACGCGATGCAGCGATCAATTGCGCCACGTCCTGCTCATTATTATAAGGAGAGAATGAGGCCCGCAGTGTGCCTTTCACGCCGAGCGCAGTCATCAGCGGCTGCGCGCAGTGATGCCCGGCGCGCAGCGCGATGCCCTCTTCCGCCAGCAGGGGGACGAGATCGCTGTGGTGTACGTCGTTGAACGTAAAGGACAGCAGGCTGCTATCGGCGCTGCGCCAACTGCGAAAGCCAGGCAATGTCATCAGTGCTTTTTCCGCCTGCTCGGCCAGCGCGACGCTATATTGTTCCGCCGCGTGGCGGTCGTAGCTTTTAAGCCATTCGAGGGTGGCCGAGAGCCCGATGACGCCTGCGATATGCGGCGTTCCTGCTTCAAACTTCTGCGGGCTGTCCTGGGGGATAAAACCGTCGAAAGAGACTTCCTGCATCATCTTCCCTCCGCCTTGCCAGGGCGGCATTCCCGCCAACAGCTCCGGTTTGCCATATAGGATGCCGATGCCGGTGGGGCCATACAGCTTGTGAGCCGAAAACGCATAAAAATCGATATCTAATGCCCTAACATCGACGGACTTATGTACGATCCCCTGTGCGCCATCGACCACAACGACGGCGTCAGCCTGATGCGCCAGTGCGATAGCGCGTTGCAGGTTCGGTTGACCACCGGTGACGTTGGACATCTGGGTGAGCGCCAGGATTCGCGTTCGAGATGACAGCAAGGCGGGCAGGCATCCAACATCCGGCAGCAGATCGTCGCCCAACGGCCATTTAACAACGTTCGCACCGGTTTGCCGGGCCACCATCAGCCAAGGCAACAGGTTGGCGTGGTGCTCAGCCTCGCTGACCACTATTTCGTCGCCGGGCGTGAGCAGAGGGCGGGCAAAGCTTTGCGCGACCAGATTGATCGATTCCGTCGCCCCTCGCGTCCAGATCACGCTGTGCGGATCTGGCGCGCCGATCAGCGCCGCTACCTGCCGCCGCGTCTCCTCAAAGCACTGGGTCAGTCGTTGCGCCTCGCGATGCTGGCTGCGATGCACATTGCCGCCTTGCAAGCCATAGTAGCGGCCAATCGCGTCGATCATCGACTGAGGTTTGAGTGCGGTCGCAGCGCTGTCCAGATAGACGCCGGGCTGCTGTAGAGCCGGGAACTGTTGGCGAAAGTGGGGGGCGTTAAACGATATCATGACTGTCCTCTGTTCAAGGGGAGGATCCTGTCCCATTTTTCAGGCTTAAACAAGTTTCAGACAATACTTACACGTTCTCGGTGGCAAAAATTATGCGGGTTGCTACGCTTAGTAGTATCAATTTGTGGAATTTAATGGCGTTCAATAGAAGATATTAAATTTATAAAACTACTTGGAGTGTAATATGAAGAATAAAATATCAATCATTGCGGCCATTGTGATGGCCTTCTCTGTGGCGGCCTGTTCCAGCAACTATGTCCTGCATACTAATGACGGACGGACCATCATCTCGGACGGCAAACCGAAAGTGGATAATGATACCGGCCTGATTAGTTACACCGACGCCTTTGGCCATGAACAGCAGATCAACCGTTCCGATGTGAAACAGATGACGGAAGTGAAATAAACGTCTCTCGACGCCCATGAGCGATTCGCATCAAAAAAAAGCACCGCAATCTTGCGGTGCCCTACACAATATTGTGAATAGACAGGGGAAAAACAGGAAATGAAAAGGTAGCAGGGCTACCTTGTCTGAAATCCAGACGGTAAATAGCAAACACAACATCACATTCACAAGCCAAAAGCACTTTGGTACCCCCTCCGTACTTTTCATTCCGGCTCAGGAAGTGGCGCTAATATAGGTATTTGCTGGTGCATCCTCAACGGACAATTTATAATGTCTCGGATTAAAAAAACTAATGAATGAGCATGCGTCAGCCCCGCGCTGACGGGCCTGAGCCAAGAATCCGATCTATGTCAAAACGACTTCCTCCCCTTAATGCGCTGCGCGTGTTTGATGCCGCCGCGCGCCACCTGAGTTTTACCAAAGCCGCTGAAGAGCTGTTTGTGACTCAGGCGGCGGTAAGCCATCAAATCAAATCTCTCGAAGATTTTCTCGGCCTTAAATTATTTCGTCGTCGCAATCGTTCACTGCTGCTAACGGAGGAAGGGCAGAGCTACTTTCTGGACATCAAAGAAATTTTTCTCGCCTTGAACGACGCCACGCGCAAGCTGCAGGCCCGCAGCGCGAAAGGGGCGCTGACGGTGAGCATGCTGCCTAGTTTCGCTATCCATTGGCTTGTACCTCGACTGTCCAGTTTCAATGCCGACTATCCGGGGATCGATGTCCGCATTCAGGCGGTATCACGAGAGGAAGATCACCGTCTGGCGGATGATGTCGACGTGGCGATTTTTTATGGCCGTGGCAACTGGTCTGGACTGCGGGTGGAGAAGCTCTATGCCGAATATTTACTGCCGGTTTGCTCGCCTCAACTGTTGACGGGGGAGCACCCGCTGAATGCTCCAGCAGATTTGGTTCTCCATACTTTATTGCATGATGCTTCCCGCCGGGACTGGCTGACTTATACGCGGCAATTGGGCGTTCAGCAGATCAACGTTCAACAGGGGCCGATATTCAGTCATAGCGCGATGGTATTACAGGCGGCGATCCACGGTCAGGGTATCGCGCTGGCCAATAATGTGATGGCGCAGACGGAAATCGAAGCGGGCAGATTGGTGTGTCCATTCAATGATGTGCTGGTGAGTAAAAACGCTTTTTATCTGGTATGTCATGACAGTCAGGCCGAACTGGGTAAAATAGCCGCCTTTCGCCAGTGGATACTGGCGCGTGCGGCGAGCGAACAGGAGAAATTTCGCTTCCGCTATGACAGCGGCTCGCGCTGAGTCTTCGGGATTCGAGCACCTTGCTTACTTCAAAAGAAAATGGATAACGATGATGAATAGCCGTTTCATGCTGATCTTTGCGGCCATCAGTGGATTTATATATGTCGCTTTAGGCGCGTTCGGCGCTCATGTTCTAAGCCGTTCGCTCGGCGAAGCTGAACTGGATTGGCTTCATACCGGGCTGCAGTATCAGGCCGTGCACACGCTGGCGATTCTGGCGTTGAGCGTGGCCATGAACCAACGCGCTAACGTGTGGTTTTACTGGAGCGCGGCGCTCCTTGGGCTGGGAACCATACTGTTTAGCGGCAGCTTATACTGTCTGGCACTGTCCCAACTGAGGATATGGGCTTATGTGACGCCGGTGGGCGGCGTTTGCTTCCTGGGCGGCTGGTTATTGTTGTTGATAGGCGCTCTGCGCCAGAAAAGAAAGGCTGACTCGCATGAATAAAGTCATTTTGTACTGCCGTCCCGGCTTTGAAAAAGAGTGTGCGGCGGAAATTACCGATAAAGCCGCACAGCATAACGTTTACGGCTTCGTGCGGGTCAAAGACAACAGCGGCTACGTCATTTTTGAGTGCTATCAGTACGAAGATGCCGATCGCCTGATTAAGGAGCTTCCGTTCAAGAGCCTGATCTTCGCCCGTCAGATGATGGTGTGCGGTGAGCTGTTGCGCGACCTGCCGCAGGAAGACCGCATCTCGCCGATTGTCGGCATGCTGACCGGGGTATTGGAGCGTGCGGGTGAGCTGCGCGTTGAGGTGCCCGACACCAACGAAAGCAAAGAATTGATGAAGTTCTGCCGTAAGTTCACCGTGCCGCTGCGCGCGGCGTTGCGTGAAAGTAAGATATTGTTACCTCAAGAAAAACCCGGTCGGCCGGTGATACATGTAATGTTTATCGCGCCAGGCTGCTGCTACGTGGGTTACTCCTACAGTAACAACAATTCTCCGTTCTACATGGGGATCCCGCGTCTTAAGCTTCCGGCGGATGCACCGAGCCGTTCCACGCTCAAACTGGAAGAAGCCTTCCACGTGTTCATTCCGGTGGATGAGTGGGAAGAGCGTTTGGGCAGCGGCATGTATGCGGTGGATTTGGGCGCCTGTCCCGGCGGCTGGACCTATCAATTGGTCAAGCGCAGCATGATGGTTCATGCGGTGGATAACGGGCTGATGGCGCAGAGCCTAATGGATACCGGTCAGGTAATTCATCATCAGGCAGACGGTTTCCGGTTCGAACCGCCGCGCAACAACGTGTACTGGCTGGTGTGCGATATGGTGGAGAAACCGGCCAAAGTCACCAACCTCATGGCTGACTGGCTTGTGAAAGGCTGGTGCCGCGAAGTGATTTTTAACCTCAAGCTGCCGATGAAAAAACGCTACGAGGAAGTGAATCAGAATCTGGGACTGCTTATGGAGCGCCTGCACGAAAACGGCATTAATGCGGAAGCTCACGCCAAGCAGCTCTACCACGATCGTGAGGAAATCACGATCCACGCCCGACGGATCTGGGGTGCGGTTCCCGGTCGTCGCGACGAGCGTTAAGACAAAGGCGGGCACTCTAGCCCGCCTTCTATGCCAGTCGCAGCTGCTGCAAATTGCCGTTCAAAGTGAGATCGGTTTTTAGCGTGGCGACCTGGCGACAAATCCAGGCCGCTTCCCGCTGCGGCTCCAGCTTTTTACGCCATTTTACCGGCAGTTGTTCCAACTGCTGGTAAAGCTGTTCCAACGACCCCGCCTGTTGCAGGAGCTGTGCTGCGGTTTTTGCGCCGATGCCGCTGACGCCGGGGATCTTGCTGCTGCTGATGCCCGCCAATCCCCAATAGTCGGGAAGCTGCTGCGGGGGGACGCCAAACTCTTGGCGGATAAAAGGCACATCCAGCCAGCGTTTTTGAAAGTAATCCCGGATTTGAATCGTGGGAGCCAGCAACTGACAATATCCCTTGTCCGTTGAAACGATGGTGGCCTGATGGCCCAGCGCGGCAACTTTGCAGGCCAGGGTTGCGGCTAAATCGTCCGCTTCGTCTCCAGGGGAGTGCCAGCTTTCGACACCCAGTTCTCTGAAGGCCTCTTTGATTTGCGGCAACTCCTGATGCAGCGAGTCCGGCATTGGAGGACGCCCGGCTTTATAGTCAGGTAAAAGTTGGTGACGCCAGCTCGACGCTCTCTGTTCGTCGTCGAATACGGCAACGGCATGAGTCGGTTGGCTGTGTTGCAACAGCAGGCTCAGCGCATGTCGGCAGGCAGGTAAACAGGGGGAGCCCTGTACGGCATGGATGCGTCTGATAAGGTTCAGCGCATCCACAATCAATAGATGCAAGGGCATGATTCGTCTCCGCGAATAAACGCTCTGCCGCCGCCCTGACGAGTACAGAACAATGGCAGAGAAGACATCTTGTCAGGCCAAAATGTCATAGCAGGGGATATAGGCGCTGCCCGGCAGCTTCATCCGCTGTTGCGCGACGAAGCCCTGCAGCAGGCGGTCCATGTTTTTCATGATCTCCGCGTTGCCGTCGAGCTTATAGGGGCCGAATTGTTCGATGGCCTGAATGCCGCCTTCTTTAACGTTGCCCGCCACGATACCCGAAAACGCCTTGCGCAGCGCCGCGGCGAGTTGTTCGGTCGGCTGGTCGGGGTGCAGATGCAGATTCGCCATGTTTTCATGCGTGGGTTCGAACGGTATCTGCAAATCAGGCGCGATACGCAGCGACCAGTTGAAGCTATAGGCGTCGCCAGTATGACGGCGATGCTCTTTCACCAGCGGCATCGACTTCTTCATCTCTCGCGCGACTGCGGCGGCATCGTTAATGATGATGTTGTAGTAACGGCGGGCCTGACGTCCCAGCGTGCTGACGATGAATTCGTCCAGCACCCGGAAATAGTCCGCACTCTCTTCAGGCCCTGTCAGAATGATCGGCAGAACCTGCTCGCTGTTGGCGGGATCCATCATGATCCCAAGCAGGTACAGGAACTCCTCTGCCGTGCCGACGCCTCCCGGAAAAATAATGATCCCATGGCCGATGCGGACAAAGGCTTCCAGCCGTTTTTCAATATCCGGCATGATGATCAATTCGTTGACCAGCGGGTTCGGCGGCTCGGCTGCGATGATTGATGGCTCCGTCATGCCGATGAAACGGCCGTCTCTATAGCGCTGCTGCGCATGGCCGACGGCGGCGCCTTTCATGGGCGCTTCCATTGCGCCGGGTCCGCAGCCTGTGCAGATATTCAGTTCGCGCAGCCCCAGCTGGCTACCCACCCGGCGGGCGTAAAGATACTCTTTTTCGTTGATGGAGTGGCCGCCCCAGCAAACAACCATGTTGGGTTCTTCGCCCACGTGCAGCGCCCGGGCATTGCGGAGAATGGAAAAGACGATGTTGGTGATATGCGTCGAATTCTCCAGATCGAGATTCTGATACTGCCCTGTTTTCGTGATCTGACCGTTGACGAACAGAATATCGCGCAGGACGGCGAACAGGTTGGCCTGCAACGAACGAATCAACTGACCATCCACGAACGCTTCTTCAGGCGGATTAACCAGTTCAAGCTTCACGCCGCGCTCACGTCGCAGCACATTGATGTCGAAACTCTCGAAACGGGAAAGTAATTCTTTGCTGTTGTCCGTCTGGCTGCCGGAGTTCAATACAGCCAGCGAGCAGTTACGAAATAAACGGTAAAGGTCACTGCTGGCGCTGCTTTTCAGCCTGTCTACTTCCAACTGTGACAGCAAATCCATAGACCCGAGCGGGCTGATATGTGTGATCAATTTTGCTCCTTGATACGCAGGGTATGACGTCGGTTCTTTCATCGGACTTTTTTCGACTCGCCTCTTCACCTTAACGTGAGCTAATCATTTTGCCAATCTTCGACAGCGTCGTGACGTCGGCTCTGCGCGGCGTTACGCATTTTGGCCGTGAGGCTATCGACGACCGGCAGTACTCTCAGGTTACAATGCGGGGTAGTGTAACCCGACCGGTAGAGTAATAAAGAATGATGGATCAACACGTGTTGCAGGCGTTAACCGATTTTACCCAGCGCTATGTGGATCGTTGGCTGGATCTTGAGGGGCATCCTCCCGCGTCTGAAGCGCTGTATGGCATTCCCTCGCCTTGTATCGTCGGCACCCATGACGGACAGGTGCGGTGGTTGCCACAGTCAGGCGGAGACGACAAGTGTCTGGACGGCGTCGAACGTGCGATGGATATCCAACTGCACCCAGACGCACACGTGTTCTACACCAGCCAGTATGCCGGAGATATGGAGGCGTGCTTTGACGATATTCATTGCACATTGTTGCAGGCATGGAGCGATGACGACCTTATCCGCATGCAGGAAAACCTGATCGGTCACCTGGTGACGCAGAAGCGACGGAAGCTGCCGCCGACGCTGTTTTTAGCGACAACGGCGTCGGAAATGACGTTAATATCTCTGTGCAATATAAGTGGTGACGTCATTCTGGAAGAGTTTGGAACGCAGAAAAGACGTGTGCTTGCCGCGACATTAGCTGAATTTTTATATAAGCTTCAGCCATTGATTCAGAACCATTGAAGCGTGTTTCGCTTTTTAGCGTGTGAGAAATGTCTCACAATAGCTGTAGGTTATCGCTTATATTTTATATTAACGTAGTGTTAAAATAACAATTAACCATTATTTTTCAGCTAATTGCAAATTATGGTATTGAGGTTGACCGAGCGGAAGGTATGTTGCTTTGAATTAGGGGCTTGCTGATTTGCTTTAATTAATACATCTTATTATTCGCCAGGCAACATGGTAACAGGACGAAGTAATACCGTTATTTAATGATTACTCGTCCGTTCCAGCCGAAAAGCTGCAGGATGAAATGTTTTCAGGATGAAAACACGGACACCTCCATGATGGAGAATGGGAGCCGGCTTGGACATGCTGGTGGGGCTGGAGCCTAAAGGGAACAAGATTAGGACGATCGTGAAGGAACGGCAGTCAGGGAAGAAAGAGGGATCGCCAGCGAAGGAATCGCGGGTCGGGATGACCACAAAGGAAAAGTTTTCAAGGATGAGCAGGGAAGCAATTGTGTAGCTGGATTGCTATAAAACGAATCGGGGGTACTGAGCAATCGGTACCCCCATTTTTTTGTTCCGGCGATATCTCGACGCGAAGACATTTCGCTGGATGCCATCGCGCGGCATCAATGCTATCCTTTGCCGCCCTACCGTTAGTCTGTTTGAGACCCCTGTATGAGTGAAGAAATTCATCTTCGGCAAACTCTGTTCGCGGTTGAATACGCCCTGAAACAAAGTGAATTGTGGCAGAACAAACCGCCGGAGGCGGAAGCCTTCTCCAGCGCCGAGCCTTTCTGCGTGGATACCATGGAAGCTTCACAGTGGCTGCAGTGGGTGCTGTTGCCGCGTATGCATGCCTTGCTGGACAGCGGCGCGCCATTGCCTGAGAGTTTTGCCATCCACCCCTATTTCGAAATGGCGTTCGAAGGACGCAAAGAGGAATTACAGCCTCTTTTGAACACGCTGCGCGAGCTGGATGATTTCTTTGGAGAGTAAACCGATGTTGGACATTCTCTATCAGGATGATTATCTGGTGGCGGTTAATAAGCCGCCCGGATGGCTGGTACATCGTAGCTGGCTCGACCGCAAAGAAAAAGTGGTGGTCATGCAGACGGTGCGCGACCAGATAGGTCGGCACGTTTATACCGTGCATCGTCTCGATCGGCCGACTTCCGGCGTGCTGCTGCTGGCGCTATCCAGCGATGTCGCTCGCCAGCTGTCCTCGCTGTTTGAACAGCACGACCTTAAGAAAACCTATCATGCCGTTGTGCGCGGACACATTTTTGATTCTGCTACCATTGACTATGCATTAACGGAAGAGCTGGACAAGATTGCGGACAAGTTCGCCAATCCCAATAAGGGCCCACAGCCTGCGGTCAGCCATTATCGTGCGCTGGCGCAGGCGGATATGCCGGTTGCCATCGGCCGCTATCCGACGTCTCGTTACACGTTGATGGAACTGCGACCGGAAAACGGGCGTAAGCATCAGCTTCGGCGGCATATGAGTCATATCCATCACCCCATTATCGGTGACAGCACGCACGGCGATTTGAAGCAAAATCGCGGTATGGCCGCCCATTTTGGCTGTCAGCGGATGATGCTGCATGCCAGCTGTCTGTCGCTCGTCCACCCTGCTACAGGGGAGCCGTTGGAGCTTAAGGCACGTTGGGATGAGACTTGGCAGAGCGTGATGTCGCAGTTCGGTTGGGAGGGTATTCTCCCTGATATTGAAAGGGTTGAGTTTCCCGCAGCCTGAGGTCAGGATAGCGGGGTTAAATCTGTCTGATTGAGGGAGTCGCGTCATGGCTCAGATCGGTATTTTTGTTGGCACCGTTTACGGTAATGCGTTGTTGGTAGCAGAAGAAGCGGAAAATATTCTCAGAGAGCGCGGACACGAAGTGAAAATTTTCGAGGGTGCCTCGTTGGAAGACTGGCTGACGTATCGTGAGCAGTGGGTGCTGGTTGTGACCTCCACGACAGGGCAGGGGGAACTGCCTGAGTCTATCGTCTCTTTGTACACGGCACTGCGCGATACCTGCGGGCCTTTACCTCATATGGGCTACGGTCTGATTGCGCTGGGCGACAGTAGCTATGACGTTTACTGCGGCGGCGGGCGTCAATTCGATGCCTTGTTGCAAGAGCTGGGGGCCGAGCGAATCGGCGAGCGGCTAGAGATCGACGCCACCGAGCAGCCGGAGCCGGAAGTCGTGTCCTGTGCATGGGTTGAAACCTGGGCTGACCAGGTGGAAAGTCGCGCCTAATTTCGACTTTTGCGGTTGCGGTACAAATTCAGCGCATAAAAAACGGGGCTTCGGCCCCGTTTTGCTGCATAGCGCAATAAGTAATTAGACGCTTTTAACGGTTTTTGGTCAGTTTTTCCAAATCAGATTCAATCTCGCTTATCTTGTTGGTGACGACGCTTTCAAGATGACGCAAATCGGCCAGAATTTTGCTTTTCAAGTCGACTTCCACCTGTTCGCGCTGACAGATTTGGTCAAGCTCATCAACGACATAACGGAGATTGGGACTGATTTCGTTAATTTCCCGGAAGCCCTGACCCGCATTATCCGCCGCAATGGTTTTGCGTTGACGGGGATATTTGAATTTCACGCTTTTGGCGAAAAACTCTCCTTTATCCTTGCGGAAATAGATTTTCAGAATGTCATTGCTGGCTTCCTGCCGCAGGCTATAACGGTCGATATCTCCCGGGTTGCTGATCCCCAGGCTCTTCAGATTGTCATACATAGCATCACCTCTTCCTGTTCTAAGCCATGCTACATTTTTATGCAATGCAGCGGGTCCGTAGCGCCGTGTCCCGACCGGTCATAAAATGGCGGGTCATTTCACCCGCCAAATGTATGTTTATCAGTCGATGGTGCGCAACAGCTCGTTGATGCCCACTTTACCGCGGGTTTTCGCATCGACTTTCTTGACGATGACGGCGCAGTAAAGGCTGTGGCTGCCATCTTTGGAGGGCATATTGCCGGAAACGACGACAGAGCCTGCCGGTACGCGACCGAAGTGGACTTCACCGGTTTCGCGGTCATAAATGCGGGTGCTTTGGCTGATGAATACGCCCATTGAAATGACGGAGC
It encodes:
- the csdE gene encoding cysteine desulfurase sulfur acceptor subunit CsdE — translated: MTLNSTRHPFGTDITEDDLRQRFCACRSWEDRYRQIILLAKQLPPLPEDKKQSAIALSGCENQVWLGYEQAASGALHFYGDSDGRIVRGLLAILLTAIEGKTAAQLQTQDPLALLETLALKAQLSASRSAGLAALATRIKDITRQES
- the csdA gene encoding cysteine desulfurase CsdA gives rise to the protein MISFNAPHFRQQFPALQQPGVYLDSAATALKPQSMIDAIGRYYGLQGGNVHRSQHREAQRLTQCFEETRRQVAALIGAPDPHSVIWTRGATESINLVAQSFARPLLTPGDEIVVSEAEHHANLLPWLMVARQTGANVVKWPLGDDLLPDVGCLPALLSSRTRILALTQMSNVTGGQPNLQRAIALAHQADAVVVVDGAQGIVHKSVDVRALDIDFYAFSAHKLYGPTGIGILYGKPELLAGMPPWQGGGKMMQEVSFDGFIPQDSPQKFEAGTPHIAGVIGLSATLEWLKSYDRHAAEQYSVALAEQAEKALMTLPGFRSWRSADSSLLSFTFNDVHHSDLVPLLAEEGIALRAGHHCAQPLMTALGVKGTLRASFSPYNNEQDVAQLIAASRKALDLLLD
- a CDS encoding YgdI/YgdR family lipoprotein — translated: MKNKISIIAAIVMAFSVAACSSNYVLHTNDGRTIISDGKPKVDNDTGLISYTDAFGHEQQINRSDVKQMTEVK
- a CDS encoding transcriptional regulator GcvA, with the translated sequence MSKRLPPLNALRVFDAAARHLSFTKAAEELFVTQAAVSHQIKSLEDFLGLKLFRRRNRSLLLTEEGQSYFLDIKEIFLALNDATRKLQARSAKGALTVSMLPSFAIHWLVPRLSSFNADYPGIDVRIQAVSREEDHRLADDVDVAIFYGRGNWSGLRVEKLYAEYLLPVCSPQLLTGEHPLNAPADLVLHTLLHDASRRDWLTYTRQLGVQQINVQQGPIFSHSAMVLQAAIHGQGIALANNVMAQTEIEAGRLVCPFNDVLVSKNAFYLVCHDSQAELGKIAAFRQWILARAASEQEKFRFRYDSGSR
- a CDS encoding DUF423 domain-containing protein, with product MNSRFMLIFAAISGFIYVALGAFGAHVLSRSLGEAELDWLHTGLQYQAVHTLAILALSVAMNQRANVWFYWSAALLGLGTILFSGSLYCLALSQLRIWAYVTPVGGVCFLGGWLLLLIGALRQKRKADSHE
- the rlmM gene encoding 23S rRNA (cytidine(2498)-2'-O)-methyltransferase RlmM, whose amino-acid sequence is MNKVILYCRPGFEKECAAEITDKAAQHNVYGFVRVKDNSGYVIFECYQYEDADRLIKELPFKSLIFARQMMVCGELLRDLPQEDRISPIVGMLTGVLERAGELRVEVPDTNESKELMKFCRKFTVPLRAALRESKILLPQEKPGRPVIHVMFIAPGCCYVGYSYSNNNSPFYMGIPRLKLPADAPSRSTLKLEEAFHVFIPVDEWEERLGSGMYAVDLGACPGGWTYQLVKRSMMVHAVDNGLMAQSLMDTGQVIHHQADGFRFEPPRNNVYWLVCDMVEKPAKVTNLMADWLVKGWCREVIFNLKLPMKKRYEEVNQNLGLLMERLHENGINAEAHAKQLYHDREEITIHARRIWGAVPGRRDER
- the xni gene encoding flap endonuclease Xni, whose product is MPLHLLIVDALNLIRRIHAVQGSPCLPACRHALSLLLQHSQPTHAVAVFDDEQRASSWRHQLLPDYKAGRPPMPDSLHQELPQIKEAFRELGVESWHSPGDEADDLAATLACKVAALGHQATIVSTDKGYCQLLAPTIQIRDYFQKRWLDVPFIRQEFGVPPQQLPDYWGLAGISSSKIPGVSGIGAKTAAQLLQQAGSLEQLYQQLEQLPVKWRKKLEPQREAAWICRQVATLKTDLTLNGNLQQLRLA
- the ppnN gene encoding nucleotide 5'-monophosphate nucleosidase PpnN, yielding MITHISPLGSMDLLSQLEVDRLKSSASSDLYRLFRNCSLAVLNSGSQTDNSKELLSRFESFDINVLRRERGVKLELVNPPEEAFVDGQLIRSLQANLFAVLRDILFVNGQITKTGQYQNLDLENSTHITNIVFSILRNARALHVGEEPNMVVCWGGHSINEKEYLYARRVGSQLGLRELNICTGCGPGAMEAPMKGAAVGHAQQRYRDGRFIGMTEPSIIAAEPPNPLVNELIIMPDIEKRLEAFVRIGHGIIIFPGGVGTAEEFLYLLGIMMDPANSEQVLPIILTGPEESADYFRVLDEFIVSTLGRQARRYYNIIINDAAAVAREMKKSMPLVKEHRRHTGDAYSFNWSLRIAPDLQIPFEPTHENMANLHLHPDQPTEQLAAALRKAFSGIVAGNVKEGGIQAIEQFGPYKLDGNAEIMKNMDRLLQGFVAQQRMKLPGSAYIPCYDILA
- the syd gene encoding SecY-interacting protein yields the protein MDQHVLQALTDFTQRYVDRWLDLEGHPPASEALYGIPSPCIVGTHDGQVRWLPQSGGDDKCLDGVERAMDIQLHPDAHVFYTSQYAGDMEACFDDIHCTLLQAWSDDDLIRMQENLIGHLVTQKRRKLPPTLFLATTASEMTLISLCNISGDVILEEFGTQKRRVLAATLAEFLYKLQPLIQNH
- a CDS encoding YqcC family protein gives rise to the protein MSEEIHLRQTLFAVEYALKQSELWQNKPPEAEAFSSAEPFCVDTMEASQWLQWVLLPRMHALLDSGAPLPESFAIHPYFEMAFEGRKEELQPLLNTLRELDDFFGE
- the truC gene encoding tRNA pseudouridine(65) synthase TruC, which gives rise to MLDILYQDDYLVAVNKPPGWLVHRSWLDRKEKVVVMQTVRDQIGRHVYTVHRLDRPTSGVLLLALSSDVARQLSSLFEQHDLKKTYHAVVRGHIFDSATIDYALTEELDKIADKFANPNKGPQPAVSHYRALAQADMPVAIGRYPTSRYTLMELRPENGRKHQLRRHMSHIHHPIIGDSTHGDLKQNRGMAAHFGCQRMMLHASCLSLVHPATGEPLELKARWDETWQSVMSQFGWEGILPDIERVEFPAA
- a CDS encoding flavodoxin, which codes for MAQIGIFVGTVYGNALLVAEEAENILRERGHEVKIFEGASLEDWLTYREQWVLVVTSTTGQGELPESIVSLYTALRDTCGPLPHMGYGLIALGDSSYDVYCGGGRQFDALLQELGAERIGERLEIDATEQPEPEVVSCAWVETWADQVESRA
- a CDS encoding DUF3461 family protein; this encodes MYDNLKSLGISNPGDIDRYSLRQEASNDILKIYFRKDKGEFFAKSVKFKYPRQRKTIAADNAGQGFREINEISPNLRYVVDELDQICQREQVEVDLKSKILADLRHLESVVTNKISEIESDLEKLTKNR